The region tttttttattattaaatattatttaagaCACTTCTACCTCATTAATTGTTTCTATCTTGTCTCATTATCATCTGACGTTTCATCATAAgattcatcatcatcatcatctgcatcgccttgaattttttttgtttttttattatccaaAAGTCTGACATTGTGTGCAATGTAAGTGACTTTGCCAGCTCGTTCAACTGTCAAGCGATTCCTTTTTGAAGAATGTATCCACCCATGTGTACTAAAAGAACGTTCTGTAGCAGATGAAGTTGGTGGTAATCCTAGAATAGCAACACTTATCTTGCTGAGTTGAGTTTTACCACACCAAACGGCAAACTTGCCACCATTTTAAAGGAGAAATCACTGTAATGGCTTGTTTAATATGATCTTTACTCCAAATGCCATCATTGTGTACGTAGTCTGAATATTCAGCCATAACACGATTGTAATCGAGATCTAATTTTTTAGATACTTTTGAGATTAAATCATAACCTTCAGCTTCTTGGTCAATAGTTAAGTTAGCCCCTTTATAGTTGGGATCCAATAAGTTAGCTGCGTAATGAATCGGTTTTAAAGCCATTACTCGTCTATTACGAAAATTcgtaagaaaattattaatatcagttgaattgaaaactctgagatttgaattttccaattcGTTAATAAAGTGTTGACTTAGCTCACCAAACGCTTCAGTTACTTGACTTATTTTAGGATCATCTCcttctaaataaaaaatgcattgCCCGATAGGTTTAATTAACTCATTGATTTTTGTCACTCGAATCCAGTACTCATTATTAAGAATATTGTTCCTCGTCGCTATGCTCAAATATTTTTGAGCATCTGGCATAACAGCCAATAattctaaattatttttatttttcaaaagacGCTCCAAGCAGTGAAGCAAATAGCCGAACCTAGTTTTAATTGGTAGTTTTAAAGTACATTTCTCGTTGAGCGAGTTTTGATTTTGAGCTTGGACGAAGAGAGCGCTGAGAACAtgactttttttaatttctgtaaTAATAGAAGTTGAATTCTGCACGCATTCGCTGACCGAAGGTATATTAGCTATGTCTTTGACTAATAAGTTAAGAATGTGAGCAGTACAACCGTAAAATGAAATACTCTGTTCCTCATATTGCTCATCTAAAATTTCCCAAGTGCATCTCATGACTGGCTCATTGTCCGTGCAAA is a window of Neodiprion fabricii isolate iyNeoFabr1 chromosome 6, iyNeoFabr1.1, whole genome shotgun sequence DNA encoding:
- the LOC124185065 gene encoding uncharacterized protein LOC124185065 yields the protein MAKHLRKECSTCPKKVIDQLNSMYATNTREELNQSSDHGSTDNSFVVEEVDVNSSSIPSTPDDSTENPNRSDQISSTPKSPKFSSNSMSEFYDSMTEKEEKNLNNLLALAIYSSGTPFSITENTYWQKFFNAIRPSFKLPPRRKISNILLDSTYEKVKGQVDEKIISARTVGMQCDSWSNIRNECIMNFIVTTPTPVFFKTLTTSSASKSAINCSRKMMEVIEAIGPQKIMGICTDNEPVMRCTWEILDEQYEEQSISFYGCTAHILNLLVKDIANIPSVSECVQNSTSIITEIKKSHVLSALFVQAQNQNSLNEKCTLKLPIKTRFGYLLHCLERLLKNKNNLELLAVMPDAQKYLSIATRNNILNNEYWIRVTKINELIKPIGQCIFYLEGDDPKISQVTEAFANLLDPNYKGANLTIDQEAEGYDLISKVSKKLDLDYNRVMAEYSDYVHNDGIWSKDHIKQAITDYHQLHLLQNVLLVHMGGYILQKGIA